In a genomic window of Callospermophilus lateralis isolate mCalLat2 chromosome 12, mCalLat2.hap1, whole genome shotgun sequence:
- the LOC143386045 gene encoding LOW QUALITY PROTEIN: transcription initiation factor TFIID subunit 9B-like (The sequence of the model RefSeq protein was modified relative to this genomic sequence to represent the inferred CDS: inserted 1 base in 1 codon; substituted 1 base at 1 genomic stop codon), with protein MLVPEALQLLLCPDNSIELSIEPTCSQPEPAKAIYVAHQWAMASSAPTLQLHPSPRSSCGTPAWACCVGSSAWEPRLPPSGLLPTLSLVASMTLMGVDIFAHSHKGTFCIKLEHKAEEHRLELSDAVALIDAKKKKKKKKKKKKKKKPQTPLPLIKPYSGPKLXPNRYCLTAPNCRLKSLIEKGPNHGRLVPWLSVGTVNTRHTTTPAAAPXTVSVPSKVATLVLATSQRFTVQIPPSHSTTAKPVPSTTVVQNILINYSMTEPKNILVTTDMLSSQNTGNESNPLKRKHVNNDDNDTM; from the exons ATGCTGGTGCCAGAAGCTCTGCAGCTGCTGCTTTGCCCAGACAACAGCATAGAGCTCAGCATAGAGCCCACCTGCAGCCAGCCAGAGCCGGCCAAGGCTATTTATGTGGCACACCAGTGGGCTATGGCTTCCTCCGCCCCGACCCTGCAGCTGCATCCATCTCCCAGGAGTAGCTGTGGGACTCCCGCGTGGGCGTGTTGTGTGGGATCCTCTGCCTGGGAACCCCGGTTGCCACCTTCTGGGTTGCTGCCAACCTTGTCCTTGGTCGCG AGTATGACACTGATGGGAGTGGATATTTTTGCCCATTCTCACAAAGGTACCTTTTGTATTAAGTTGGAACACAAAGCTGAAGAACACAGATTGGAATTATCAGATGCTGTTGCACTAATTGAT gcaaaaaaaaaaaaaaaaaaaaaaaaaaaaaaaaaaaaaaaaaaaaaacctcaaacacCTTTGCCACTGATTAAGCCATATTCAGGACCTAAGC TACCTAATAGATACTGCTTAACAGCTCCAAACTGCAGACTGAAGTCCTTAATTGAAAAGGGGCCTAACCATGGAAGGCTAGTTCCATGGTTAAGTGTTGGTACTGTTAATACCAGACATACCACTACTCC AGCAGCAGCACCATAAACAGTGTCTGTCCCAAGTAAAGTTGCAACTCTAGTGTTAGCGACAAGCCAAAGATTTACAGTGCAGATTCCACCTTCTCATTCCACTACTGCCAAACCAGTTCCTTCAACAACTGTAGTTCAAAATATTCTGATTAATTATTCAATGACTGAGCCCAAAAATATTCTTGTTACCACCGATATGCTTTCATCACAGAACACAGGCAATGAATCAAACCCACTAAAGAGAAAACATGTAAATAATGATGACAATGATACTATGTAA